Genomic DNA from Candidatus Babeliales bacterium:
TAACTACGTTACACAAGTTGCGAATGGTTGTTTCTACGCAGTCAGCAACCCAAAAAGTCTCAAAATATGCTCCGTTGTTTTCGGGCAAAACCGGGATACTTTTGCCATAAAGTTGGCGCCTTGCTTCTGTCAAGAGCACGTCAGCAAAAGCATCGCCAGCACAGATTTCAAAAATTTCTTGGCCGTCTTTGCGTGCAAATTTTGTTATAAATTCTTCGTGCAGCTTTGCGTGTGCACCTTCTTGATAAACGTCCTCTTGCCACGCTTGGTCGAAACTAACGTCATCAAGAAAAAATTGTTTATCTATTTTTTCAAAATAGGGTACAAAGTCGCTTTTTGCATTGGCTTTTTTGTAGGCAAAGGCAAGCAATGCATGCTGGGTGGTGTAAGGCCGATACACAAAGTCATCAACGTGTACTAATGAGCGAGAGCTAGAAGATGAACTTGAGCTAGAACTGGATGACGAACTTGAACTGGAGCTTGATGAAGTAGTTACCGGTAAGCATTCGTTACAAGCTTTAACGAGCAACTGTGCAAATTCTTCAAGCTTTTTGTACACACTGCCTCTAAATTTGGTTACTAATTCATCACGGCGTGCGTACTGACTCAATTCGGTAACCAGTTGCTCAATGTTTGGCTGGCTACTTGTTTGGTGGCGTTTTTCACTTCTTGACGATGCATATTGTGAAGGACCCGGCGTTATATCTTCACGACCACGCTTGACAGGTCTTACATCGTCAACAACGGTTGCTGAAACGGCAGCAGCTGAAGATGAACTCGAGCTGGAGCTAGAACTAGAGCTTGAACGAAAGCCAGAACTTGGGCCGGCCTCTTGCAAGCCAGTAGTACTTTGGCGCCCTTTTAATGCCGCTATGATATCGACAATTTTTGTATTCTTTTTAAAATTTTGCTTGGAAATATTTTGAGCTTGCGTTTTGAGTGTGCCAAGTTTTGGCTGAGTACATTCAGCAATTAATCGTTTGTATTCTAAATATTCTGGATAATCAGTTGCTAAATTACTGAACCGTGGTGATGCATTTTGGAAATCGATGTCATTGACCAGGGCTTGTACCAAGGCATCAACACGCGTTTGGTCGTCAGCATTTTTATGCAATTCAAGCGTGTTTAACAAACTACCAACGGTTCCAATTGAAAAGAACCGAGCGGGAATATCTTTTTGCGCTGGAGCAAAACCACCAGGAGGTGCATTAAATAGTTTTTTAATCAACTGAACCGTTGCATCGTCTGGGTTACCAAAATGGTACAATTTTTCGATGTAGCGCATTTCAATGCCCAGCGCGCCCGGTACCAGCGACAAGGTTGCTCGATGTTCAGGCTTTAAAATGTGCCAGGTGCCTTTGATATCTTTGACATTACCAGGCTGGGCAGTTGTTGCCAAAGACAGTGCGAATGTAAGAACTGTGGAAAGTAAACGTAAAAACTTCATGATAACCTCCTGCCGCGCCGTAGTTTTAACGGAAGCGGGTAACGTAGACGGGCGATTATTTTATAACTTTATAACCTCTTTTTGGCTTTATTGAGCCTTAGTTAATATTCTAACAGAATTTTAAAATATGTAAGATAAAGAAGGAAAATAATGGCTATTTTTAGCGTTTTTTGAGGGTTTTCACCTAAACGGCCGTGCCCGCAAGCCTAGTCAAGCGGCCAACTCTTCTCGAAACTGCATTCTTGGTGTAGCCTAGACCGAGACTGAAAGACCGCAAAATAGTCCCTTTTAACCCAAATTTAGGAGTTTTAAAATGTCATTATTTTATTACTGCATTGCTATTGTCATTTTTGGCGCGGGAGTGCTTTTTTACTTCCACCGAACGCAAGAAACCAGCATGCAAAAAACAGCTACACGGGCGGCCCGCACCTTTGTCGAGCAAAGGTATCCGTATTCATTGCCAGCCCTGCCGTATGCCTACAACGCACTTGAGCCGCACATTGACGAAGCAACTATGAATATCCACCACACCAAACACCATCAAGCGTACATCAACAGCTTGAACGAAGCGCTTGAAAAGCACCCTGAATTTCAAAACAAATCACTAGTTGATTTGTTAGCACACTTTGAAAGCTTGCCAGACAGTTTAAAAAAAGCGGTTGAAAATCATGGTGGTGGGCATGCAAACCATTCAATGTTCTGGCTGATTATGTCTCCACAGGGCGGCGGACAACCAGACGGCAAACTGGCACAAGCAATTAACGACGCATTTGGTTCATTTGAAGATTTTAAAAAATTGTTTATTGAAGCCGCAAAGACACGTTTTGGGAGCGGTTGGGCATGGCTATGCGTTGACGGTAACAACAATTTGGTGGTCACTTCAAGCGCTAACCAAGACAACCCAATCATGGAAGGTTTAATTCCCGTGCTTGGCTTGGACGTGTGGGAACATGCGTATTATTTGAAATATCAAAATAAGCGCATAGACTACGTTAACACGTGGTGGAATGTGATCAACTGGCAACAAGTTGCTGAGTATTATGCAAAGGCAATGCAAAAGTAAAGCACGTCACAAAATAACCGTGCGATCTTAAAGCAGTAGCAACGTTGTGTTGCTGCTGCTTATTTTTTGTCAGTGCAACTACCACACCACCAGCACCAGCGCCAGTAATTTTGGCACCAAGCGCGCCAGCGCCAAGTGTTAAAGAAATAATATTTTCAAGATGAGCATTAGAAACACCAAGCTGGCGTAAAAACTGTTGGTTCATATTCATGCACATGCCCAACGCAGTTAGATTGCCTTGCTGGCAGGCACGCAGACCAAGCGTAAAAAGCTTAGAATAATCACGACACAAACGCTCAAAATTGTGTGGTTGCGTTGCGCGAAAATTTTGAACAGCTGCAACCACGGTGCTTGTTTGACTGCGCATGCCGCTGTCGATCAACACGCAGTGCAGCGTTGTACCGGGCACCACACTCGTCCGCCCTTTTTCTTTTTCAAAAACAAAAGAGCCCCCAAACGTTGCCGCAGCATTATCAATACCGCTCGGGTTACCGTGTGCTAGTTTTTCAGCCTGCAGTGCCGCATTGTTAACGGCGCACTCGTCAAGATTAAGATTGAGTGTGTCATTAAGTGCACGCACCGTTGCCACAGCAGCAGCAGCGCTGGAGCCAACACCGCCCGACATAACCACTAAATCGCCAGAAAGCGTAACTTCAAGCTGGTAGGAAATTTTAAAAAAAGTAGTGAGTGCTGTTAAGAAACGAGTGAGTTGCTCTGGCGAGCAGACAAGCGACGGGTGCGCAAACACGCGTTGGTCAACGACATATGAAGGTTGCGAAATAATTTTTGCATGCGCCCGCGTTTGTTGCGGTAGCGCAAACACCAGCGCCGGCAGGCCGTACACCACAAAGTGCTCGCCAAACACAATAATTTTACCGTACCCGCCTTGCGTCATGCACGAGACTCCGGCACAAATTTAAGGCCGTAATGAATAATCCCGTTGGCACCTGAAACATAATATTTGCGCAGCGCCGCAACCAAATTCATACCAACGGTTAACTCTTCAAAATCAACATCGGCCAGTTGCGTCATAATGCGTGGGCCGTCGACCAGCTGCACCAACCCAACGCAGTACGGCTCATACATTTTGTGCTCACGCGGTGCGTGCGTTACCTGCGTAAATGACAACAGCGTTGCTTGATGGCGCAAAAGGATTGGTTGAAACGTGATACTGCCGCACGGGCAAAGATATTTTTTTAAATAAAATTTTTGACTGCACACCGTGCATTGCGTGCCTTCAAGGCGGTAGCGCTGTGGGTACAAGCGCCAATTAATAATTGGACTGTTGCTGAACATGACAAGCCCTTTCGTGTTGACCCTTCGACCCTTCGAGACATCCGACTTCGCTCTTCGAGCTACGACGGATTCCTCAGGGAGAACGGGAAAAACCAACACTTTTACTCTTAACACAGAACTTATAGCAAAAAAAACGAGTCTCAAAAAAATAAAAAGATCTTACTCTCATCCGTTCGCCCTGAGGAGCCTGACGAAGCTTTCTTGTCCTTCGTAGCCACGTAGGGCGTAGAAGGATAGCGTAGACAGGCGTCTCGAAGGGCAAGTATACCACGCACACACAAAAAAAAGAGCCCATGAAATAATTCATGAGCTCTTACAATAAACTAAAAAATTATACTAAAAAAGTAAGCACGAAGAACCGTACGTTACTACGCCCTCTTCATCAGAATCATTGTAATTGATATCTGTCGTATCATAAAGAGGATGATTAGGATCTGAGCTAAGTTCATAGGGAACCCGATTTTTTCTTTCTTCTTGTTCTTTTCTTCGTTTTTCATGAAAATCACGTTGTATTCGTCGTAAATTTGCAATATACGCACGATTCTTTTGTAAAAATTTCCAATGAGCTTCCAACTCAGCCAATTTCTTATCAAACAACTCTCCAGACTTTTTTACGTCTTCGGCTGAAACAGGAAACTGTTCAGACTCTAACGATTCTTGTGAATCACAATCAGGAGAAGGCGTACGATCTTGATGACGTGAGATTGAACTACTCGCAGCAGCAAACAATGAAGTCGCTGATGCAACAAAACTAACCGAAAGTAAAAGTATCAATAAGTGCTTTTTCATAATTCCTCCAAAAATATTATTCGCGATTACCGCGTTTACGCACA
This window encodes:
- a CDS encoding superoxide dismutase produces the protein MQKTATRAARTFVEQRYPYSLPALPYAYNALEPHIDEATMNIHHTKHHQAYINSLNEALEKHPEFQNKSLVDLLAHFESLPDSLKKAVENHGGGHANHSMFWLIMSPQGGGQPDGKLAQAINDAFGSFEDFKKLFIEAAKTRFGSGWAWLCVDGNNNLVVTSSANQDNPIMEGLIPVLGLDVWEHAYYLKYQNKRIDYVNTWWNVINWQQVAEYYAKAMQK
- the mvk gene encoding mevalonate kinase, which codes for MTQGGYGKIIVFGEHFVVYGLPALVFALPQQTRAHAKIISQPSYVVDQRVFAHPSLVCSPEQLTRFLTALTTFFKISYQLEVTLSGDLVVMSGGVGSSAAAAVATVRALNDTLNLNLDECAVNNAALQAEKLAHGNPSGIDNAAATFGGSFVFEKEKGRTSVVPGTTLHCVLIDSGMRSQTSTVVAAVQNFRATQPHNFERLCRDYSKLFTLGLRACQQGNLTALGMCMNMNQQFLRQLGVSNAHLENIISLTLGAGALGAKITGAGAGGVVVALTKNKQQQHNVATALRSHGYFVTCFTFALPLHNTQQLVAS
- a CDS encoding OB-fold domain-containing protein, which translates into the protein MFSNSPIINWRLYPQRYRLEGTQCTVCSQKFYLKKYLCPCGSITFQPILLRHQATLLSFTQVTHAPREHKMYEPYCVGLVQLVDGPRIMTQLADVDFEELTVGMNLVAALRKYYVSGANGIIHYGLKFVPESRA